One part of the Actinomyces howellii genome encodes these proteins:
- a CDS encoding ABC transporter substrate-binding protein, with product MTRATRLPRLTRRTLLTSLLLAGAGVSAAACSSGTGAQSRASAGAGGVVIGMTYTPNVQFAPFYMALDEGRYASGVSLRHHGEQEGQFDALLAGTEQIVVAGGDEAIVAASNGNDLVVIGGYYQRYPGCVIVPEASDITALADLKGRSIGTPGRTGETWFSLLVALSTAGLTEQDVTIEEIGYTQQAALAGGKVEAIVGFSNNDAVQLAQNGTPVRTLEIGQDVPLLGASLVTTSTLLAERREELADAVVASAQGMAAFVADPDAAVEASAQYVPDLVDPTQAAHAREVAVATAELVAPTSQSLIGSVTVDQVSRTIDFLAAQQLLGPTGLSAETVCDPLLDA from the coding sequence GTGACCAGAGCAACCCGCCTGCCCCGACTGACCCGCCGTACCCTCCTGACCTCGCTGCTCTTGGCCGGCGCCGGCGTGAGCGCAGCAGCGTGCTCCTCGGGCACCGGGGCACAGTCCCGTGCGAGCGCCGGCGCCGGGGGAGTGGTCATCGGGATGACCTACACCCCCAACGTGCAGTTCGCCCCCTTCTACATGGCCCTCGACGAGGGCCGCTACGCCTCGGGCGTGAGCCTGCGCCACCACGGGGAGCAGGAGGGGCAGTTCGACGCCCTCCTGGCCGGCACCGAGCAGATCGTCGTCGCCGGCGGCGACGAGGCGATCGTGGCCGCGTCCAACGGCAACGACCTGGTTGTCATCGGCGGCTACTACCAGCGCTACCCCGGCTGCGTCATCGTGCCCGAGGCCTCGGACATCACCGCTCTGGCCGACCTCAAGGGCCGCTCGATCGGCACGCCGGGACGCACGGGGGAGACCTGGTTCTCCCTGCTCGTGGCCCTGTCCACCGCCGGACTGACCGAGCAGGACGTCACCATCGAGGAGATCGGGTACACCCAGCAGGCGGCGCTCGCCGGGGGCAAGGTCGAGGCGATCGTCGGCTTCTCCAACAACGACGCGGTCCAGCTCGCCCAGAACGGCACCCCGGTCAGGACCCTCGAGATCGGCCAGGACGTCCCGCTGCTCGGGGCCTCGCTCGTGACGACCTCGACGCTGCTGGCCGAGCGTCGTGAGGAGCTGGCCGACGCCGTCGTGGCCTCCGCGCAGGGCATGGCGGCCTTCGTGGCCGACCCCGACGCCGCCGTCGAGGCCAGCGCGCAGTACGTCCCCGACCTCGTCGACCCCACCCAGGCGGCGCACGCCCGTGAGGTCGCCGTGGCCACCGCGGAGCTCGTGGCGCCCACGAGCCAGAGCCTCATCGGCTCGGTGACCGTCGATCAGGTGAGCCGGACCATCGACTTCCTGGCCGCCCAGCAGCTCCTCGGGCCCACCGGGCTCAGTGCCGAGACCGTCTGCGACCCGCTGCTCGACGCCTGA
- the hisG gene encoding ATP phosphoribosyltransferase, translating to MLRIAVPNKGSLSEPATTMLKEAGYRTRRTGRELVLVDEANRVEFFFLRPRDIAVYVGQGTVHAGITGRDLLLDSGVSAVEHLPLGFARSTFRFAAPVGTMTSLEDITGRRVATSYDVLVRAFLAQRGVEAQTVHLDGAVESSVQLGVADLIADVVETGTTLRAAGLETFGEPLLSSEAVLITTERHRDEPGLSTLVRRLEGVLRARSYVLVDYDVPVDRLERATALTPGIESPTVSPLQNPDWVAVRAMVPRKDINRVMDELYEVGARAILVSSLLACRL from the coding sequence GTGCTGCGCATCGCCGTGCCCAACAAGGGCTCCCTGTCCGAGCCCGCCACCACCATGCTCAAGGAGGCCGGGTACCGCACCCGGCGCACCGGACGCGAGCTCGTCCTGGTCGACGAGGCCAACAGGGTCGAGTTCTTCTTCCTACGGCCGCGCGACATCGCGGTCTACGTGGGGCAGGGCACGGTCCACGCGGGGATCACCGGACGCGACCTCCTTCTGGACTCCGGTGTCAGCGCCGTGGAGCACCTTCCCCTGGGATTCGCCCGCTCGACCTTCCGCTTCGCCGCCCCCGTGGGGACGATGACCTCCCTGGAGGACATCACCGGCAGGCGGGTGGCGACCTCCTACGACGTCCTCGTGCGGGCCTTCCTGGCCCAGCGGGGCGTCGAGGCACAGACCGTCCACCTCGACGGGGCCGTGGAGTCCTCCGTCCAGCTCGGTGTGGCCGACCTCATCGCCGACGTCGTCGAGACGGGCACGACGCTGCGCGCCGCGGGGCTGGAGACCTTCGGCGAGCCGCTCCTGTCGAGCGAGGCGGTGCTCATCACCACCGAGCGCCACCGCGACGAGCCGGGCCTGAGCACCCTCGTGCGCCGTCTCGAGGGCGTCCTGAGGGCTCGCTCCTACGTCCTGGTCGACTACGACGTGCCTGTCGACCGGCTGGAGCGGGCCACGGCCCTGACCCCCGGCATCGAGTCGCCCACGGTCTCCCCGTTGCAGAACCCGGACTGGGTCGCGGTGCGGGCGATGGTGCCCCGCAAGGACATCAACCGGGTCATGGACGAGCTCTACGAGGTCGGCGCCCGCGCCATCCTCGTGTCCTCCCTCCTGGCCTGCCGGCTGTGA
- a CDS encoding phosphoribosyl-ATP diphosphatase, whose amino-acid sequence MKTFEDLFAELQDKAASRPAGSGTVAELDRGVHFIGKKLVEEAAEAWMACEHESDEAACEELSQLLYHVQVMMLAKGYSLEDVYAHL is encoded by the coding sequence GTGAAGACCTTCGAGGACCTTTTCGCCGAGCTGCAGGACAAGGCGGCCAGCCGCCCCGCCGGGTCGGGGACGGTCGCCGAGCTCGACCGCGGGGTGCACTTCATCGGCAAGAAGCTTGTCGAGGAGGCCGCTGAGGCGTGGATGGCCTGCGAGCACGAGTCCGACGAGGCGGCCTGCGAGGAGCTGAGCCAGCTGCTCTACCACGTCCAGGTCATGATGCTCGCCAAGGGCTACAGCCTCGAGGACGTCTACGCACACCTCTGA
- a CDS encoding 1-phosphofructokinase family hexose kinase, producing MSSREVPTPAQEVRAGAVAGRVVVVTPNPAVDVTYEVAAPRMGEVNRVTRVTRRPGGKGVNVASVLRQLRELGAQGAPGLRVRLSGFLGGAQGRELTEALDGWGLEQHWVEPEGGYRTRTTVVVRDQDGAATGFYEPGCPVAPADWQALEATALEAVGRGDVLVVSGSCPPGTEAQELTGLLEAARARGARTVLDTSGPLLLACAAGADLVKPNLEELTQATGEPDPRCGAEVLLDAGARGVVVSDGPRGMHLFTADGQRVRSWHAAPPRVEVVNPTGAGDTAVAALAAFIAAHPSTDLIGGRAVEALEAAVALSAAAVRTPVAGLVDPGTYTTILNQVKAENTDAAD from the coding sequence ATGAGTTCTCGAGAGGTGCCGACTCCGGCGCAGGAAGTGCGGGCGGGTGCCGTGGCCGGGCGTGTCGTCGTCGTCACCCCCAACCCGGCCGTCGACGTCACCTACGAGGTCGCCGCGCCGCGGATGGGGGAGGTCAACCGCGTCACCCGGGTGACGCGGCGCCCGGGAGGCAAGGGCGTCAACGTCGCCTCGGTCCTGCGCCAGCTCAGGGAGCTCGGCGCCCAGGGCGCCCCGGGCCTGCGCGTCCGCCTCAGCGGGTTCCTCGGGGGCGCCCAGGGGCGGGAGCTGACCGAGGCGCTCGACGGATGGGGCCTTGAGCAGCACTGGGTGGAGCCGGAGGGCGGCTACCGCACCCGCACCACCGTCGTCGTGCGCGACCAGGACGGCGCCGCCACCGGCTTCTACGAGCCGGGCTGCCCCGTCGCCCCGGCCGACTGGCAGGCGCTCGAGGCCACGGCGCTTGAGGCGGTCGGCCGGGGCGACGTGCTCGTCGTGTCCGGTTCCTGCCCGCCGGGCACCGAGGCCCAGGAGCTGACCGGGCTGCTCGAGGCCGCCCGCGCCCGGGGGGCGCGCACCGTCCTGGACACCTCCGGACCCCTGCTCCTGGCGTGCGCGGCCGGGGCGGACCTCGTCAAGCCCAACCTCGAGGAGCTCACGCAGGCGACCGGCGAGCCCGACCCGCGCTGCGGGGCTGAGGTCCTCCTCGACGCCGGGGCCCGCGGCGTCGTCGTCTCCGACGGTCCGCGCGGCATGCACCTGTTCACCGCTGACGGCCAGCGGGTGCGCTCCTGGCACGCGGCCCCGCCCCGCGTGGAGGTCGTCAACCCCACCGGCGCAGGGGACACCGCGGTCGCCGCGCTGGCGGCCTTCATCGCCGCCCACCCGAGCACCGACCTCATCGGGGGCCGCGCCGTCGAGGCCCTCGAGGCCGCCGTCGCGCTGTCGGCAGCCGCGGTGCGCACCCCCGTGGCCGGGCTCGTCGACCCCGGCACGTACACCACCATCCTCAACCAGGTGAAAGCTGAGAACACCGATGCCGCTGACTGA
- a CDS encoding class II fructose-bisphosphate aldolase — protein MPLTDLVTPASAARARGTALGAFNVVLLEHAEVFARAAERAGLPIVLQISQNAVAYHGGELAPIAAGALAVARRAEVPVVVHLDHATSVDLVAEAVELGMSSVMYDGSCLPYEDNVATTAQVVRMCHARGVSVEAELGEVGGKDGAHAPGARTDPAQAARFVEETGVDLLAVAVGSSHAMTERSAVLDNGLISRLAAVVPVPLVLHGSSGVDDAGLVAAVRAGMTKINVATHVNVVATAVVREVLGRDAAVVDPRRYLGPALRAAGEEVERLLRLYAAA, from the coding sequence ATGCCGCTGACTGACCTTGTCACCCCCGCCTCGGCCGCCCGCGCCCGGGGCACGGCGCTGGGCGCCTTCAACGTCGTGCTGCTCGAGCACGCCGAGGTCTTCGCCCGGGCGGCCGAGCGCGCCGGCCTGCCCATCGTCCTGCAGATCTCGCAGAACGCCGTGGCCTACCACGGCGGGGAGCTGGCCCCGATCGCCGCGGGCGCCCTGGCCGTGGCGCGCCGCGCCGAGGTCCCGGTCGTCGTCCACCTCGACCACGCGACCTCGGTCGACCTGGTCGCCGAGGCGGTCGAGCTGGGCATGAGCTCGGTCATGTACGACGGGTCGTGCCTGCCCTACGAGGACAACGTCGCCACGACCGCCCAGGTCGTGAGGATGTGCCACGCCCGCGGGGTGAGCGTCGAGGCCGAGCTCGGCGAGGTGGGGGGCAAGGACGGGGCCCACGCCCCCGGCGCCCGCACCGACCCCGCCCAGGCCGCCCGCTTCGTCGAGGAGACCGGGGTGGACCTGCTCGCGGTGGCCGTGGGCTCCTCCCACGCGATGACCGAGCGCAGCGCGGTGCTCGACAACGGGCTCATCTCCCGCCTGGCTGCCGTGGTCCCCGTGCCGCTGGTCCTCCACGGGTCCTCGGGCGTCGACGACGCCGGGCTGGTCGCAGCCGTGCGGGCCGGCATGACGAAGATCAACGTCGCCACGCACGTCAACGTCGTGGCCACGGCCGTCGTGCGCGAGGTCCTCGGGCGGGATGCCGCCGTCGTCGACCCGCGCAGGTACCTGGGACCGGCCCTGCGCGCGGCGGGGGAGGAGGTCGAGAGGCTCCTGCGGCTCTACGCCGCCGCCTGA
- a CDS encoding DUF3866 family protein has translation MMWRDGEVLSVHRVWGREGGRCAELGVRVVAAPGNATALLPGQECRAVVYETLTGLPAGGERVRLEVSALDRGLGTGGHAMVLTRLDVLPEDPVPGGHLVKARYMPDQLMVTGVDEQGTAHHGLLSAPVGGLTLGGAPVVVADLHSSLPAVLAGIRSWSPGHGPGGPGPARVVYVMTDGGALPLPYSRAVAALRDAGWLEATVTAGQAWGGDVEAVSVHNALLAARHVLGAEVVVVIQGPGNLGTDTPWGFSGVACGDVVNAVGVLGGRAVACLRVSGADPRGRHRGVSHHSMTALGRVALAGADVVVPALPGALGEQVDRQAAQLCAPRALGESHRRVDVPLEGLREALEAVEERTGVRLSTMGRGLAQDEAAFLAAAAAGRHAAELAARLR, from the coding sequence ATGATGTGGCGCGACGGTGAGGTGCTGTCCGTGCACCGGGTGTGGGGGCGCGAGGGCGGCCGCTGCGCCGAGCTCGGTGTGCGGGTCGTGGCGGCGCCGGGCAACGCGACGGCGTTGCTGCCCGGGCAGGAGTGCCGTGCGGTGGTCTACGAGACGCTCACCGGCCTTCCCGCCGGCGGGGAGCGGGTGCGCCTGGAGGTCTCGGCGCTCGACCGGGGCCTGGGGACCGGGGGCCACGCCATGGTGCTCACCCGCCTCGACGTCCTGCCCGAGGACCCCGTCCCGGGGGGCCACCTCGTCAAGGCGCGGTACATGCCCGACCAGCTCATGGTCACCGGGGTCGACGAGCAGGGCACGGCCCACCACGGCCTGCTGTCGGCACCTGTGGGCGGGCTGACGCTGGGCGGCGCCCCCGTGGTCGTGGCCGACCTGCACTCGAGCCTGCCCGCCGTCCTGGCCGGGATCAGGTCGTGGTCACCGGGACACGGCCCGGGCGGGCCGGGGCCAGCGCGGGTCGTCTACGTCATGACCGACGGCGGGGCGCTGCCCCTGCCCTACTCGCGGGCGGTGGCGGCCCTGCGCGACGCCGGGTGGCTCGAGGCGACGGTGACTGCGGGCCAGGCCTGGGGCGGGGACGTCGAGGCGGTCAGCGTCCACAACGCCCTGCTCGCCGCCCGGCACGTCCTGGGGGCCGAGGTCGTCGTCGTCATCCAGGGGCCTGGGAACCTGGGCACGGACACGCCGTGGGGCTTCTCGGGGGTGGCCTGCGGGGACGTGGTCAACGCCGTCGGGGTCCTGGGTGGCCGGGCCGTCGCCTGCCTGCGTGTCTCGGGCGCCGACCCCAGGGGCCGGCACCGGGGGGTGTCCCACCACTCGATGACCGCGCTGGGCCGGGTGGCGCTGGCCGGAGCCGACGTCGTCGTGCCCGCGCTGCCGGGTGCGCTGGGCGAGCAGGTCGACCGGCAGGCCGCGCAGCTGTGCGCCCCGCGCGCCCTGGGCGAGAGCCACCGGCGGGTCGACGTCCCCCTCGAGGGCCTGCGTGAGGCCCTCGAGGCGGTTGAGGAGCGCACCGGGGTGCGGCTGTCGACGATGGGGCGCGGCCTGGCGCAGGACGAGGCCGCGTTCCTGGCGGCCGCGGCAGCGGGCCGGCACGCGGCCGAGCTCGCCGCGCGACTGCGGTAG
- a CDS encoding helix-turn-helix transcriptional regulator, giving the protein MSTSPAKPIPAEERQVNLLLALRNTVTGLTAATIIETVAGYDPAGGATTRRMFERDKAVLRGLGITVRTSGTEEQTRYRVAEEDYALPEVTVSASQATAIDVAASAWGSGALTSSARRALTKIRAVADRPHGPGALLDLTLDLAGEQVPVELAAAVDERRLVSFDYLSPASGRSRSRTVEPHRLRLSEGAWYLDALEPATGRRLTFRLARIAGGADGGDGVDIVSGPGAFEPVDMEDDPLTALLAVAPGRALQIRAHATSASAPPGVEPPAGWEVLSVTYADVFAFAGALAALGEGVVVLGPPALREEVLAHLRGAAGLSDHAVDGGR; this is encoded by the coding sequence GTGAGCACCTCCCCAGCGAAGCCGATCCCGGCCGAGGAGCGTCAGGTCAACCTCCTGCTCGCGCTGCGCAACACCGTGACCGGGCTGACCGCAGCCACGATCATCGAGACCGTGGCGGGCTACGACCCTGCGGGCGGAGCGACGACCAGGCGCATGTTCGAGCGCGACAAGGCCGTCCTGCGCGGCCTGGGCATCACCGTGCGGACCTCGGGAACCGAGGAGCAGACCCGCTACCGGGTGGCTGAGGAGGACTACGCCCTGCCCGAGGTCACCGTCTCGGCCTCCCAGGCGACCGCCATCGACGTGGCCGCCTCGGCCTGGGGGTCCGGGGCGCTGACGAGCTCGGCCCGCCGCGCCCTGACCAAGATCCGCGCGGTGGCCGACCGGCCCCACGGGCCCGGCGCCCTGCTCGACCTCACCCTCGACCTGGCCGGTGAGCAGGTGCCCGTCGAGCTGGCCGCGGCCGTCGACGAGAGGAGGCTGGTCAGCTTCGACTACCTCTCGCCTGCCTCGGGCCGGTCCCGTTCGCGCACCGTCGAGCCCCACCGGCTGCGCCTGAGCGAGGGGGCCTGGTACCTCGACGCGCTGGAGCCGGCCACCGGGCGACGGCTGACCTTCCGCCTGGCCCGGATCGCCGGCGGGGCGGACGGGGGCGACGGGGTCGACATCGTCTCGGGACCCGGTGCCTTCGAGCCGGTGGACATGGAGGACGACCCCCTCACGGCGCTGCTCGCCGTCGCCCCGGGGCGGGCGCTGCAGATCCGCGCCCACGCCACGAGCGCCTCGGCGCCCCCGGGGGTGGAGCCGCCCGCGGGGTGGGAGGTGCTGAGCGTGACCTACGCCGACGTCTTCGCCTTCGCCGGAGCCCTCGCGGCGCTGGGGGAGGGGGTCGTGGTCCTGGGGCCGCCCGCCCTGCGCGAGGAGGTCCTCGCCCACCTGCGCGGAGCCGCCGGTCTGTCCGACCACGCCGTCGACGGGGGCCGCTGA
- a CDS encoding helix-turn-helix transcriptional regulator, with product MARPSSVDRLVRLLALPAWVAEHPGATFEEAAEHFGVSAQAVRADVSTLWVSGVPGGMPGDLVDFDAEAFEEGRLRLTQPLGLDRPVRLSRIEAVSLLLSLRVLEDLLRTDHDSAQALAGAREALLGALNPPGEDSAPGSPTAAPTQEPPQVAGVGAPVLQAVRTALEEGRRLHLSYVSATDTPSQRSVDPLELTSDGTTLTLRAWCLTARDERSFRLDRVLEARVLPEPATARRPRRPRTPTAQEGPEAVLTLAPSGRWLIEQVPCTSRERSDGSIVAVVRGRDRAWLLGLVLSAGRHLLAVEPADLARDAAAAARRALEADALVHAGPAPGAQGGSAP from the coding sequence ATGGCCCGCCCGAGCTCTGTGGACCGCCTCGTGCGGCTGCTGGCGCTGCCGGCGTGGGTGGCCGAGCACCCCGGTGCGACCTTCGAGGAGGCCGCCGAGCACTTCGGGGTCTCCGCCCAGGCCGTGCGCGCCGACGTCTCGACCCTGTGGGTCTCGGGGGTCCCAGGGGGGATGCCCGGCGACCTCGTCGACTTCGACGCCGAGGCCTTCGAGGAGGGCAGGCTGCGCCTCACCCAGCCCCTGGGCCTGGACCGGCCCGTCCGGCTCTCCCGGATCGAGGCGGTCAGCCTCCTGCTGTCGCTGCGGGTGCTCGAGGACCTGCTGCGCACCGACCACGACTCCGCACAGGCCCTGGCCGGGGCCCGTGAGGCCCTGCTGGGAGCACTCAACCCACCGGGGGAGGACTCCGCACCGGGCTCCCCGACGGCCGCGCCCACCCAGGAGCCGCCGCAGGTGGCCGGTGTCGGGGCCCCGGTGCTCCAGGCGGTGCGCACGGCCCTCGAGGAGGGCCGCCGGCTCCACCTGTCCTACGTCTCGGCGACCGACACGCCCTCGCAGCGCAGCGTCGACCCCCTCGAGCTGACCAGCGACGGCACCACCCTGACCCTGCGCGCCTGGTGCCTGACCGCCCGGGACGAGCGGTCCTTCCGGCTCGACCGCGTCCTGGAGGCCAGGGTGCTCCCCGAGCCGGCGACGGCCCGTCGTCCCCGCCGCCCCCGGACGCCGACCGCGCAGGAGGGGCCCGAGGCCGTCCTCACCCTGGCGCCCTCGGGCAGGTGGCTCATCGAGCAGGTGCCCTGCACGAGCCGGGAGCGTTCCGACGGGTCCATCGTGGCCGTCGTACGCGGCCGGGACAGGGCCTGGCTCCTCGGGCTCGTGCTGTCCGCAGGCCGCCACCTGCTGGCCGTCGAGCCTGCGGACCTGGCCCGCGACGCCGCCGCCGCGGCCCGCCGGGCGCTGGAGGCCGACGCCCTCGTGCACGCCGGCCCGGCACCGGGGGCGCAGGGCGGGTCCGCCCCGTGA
- the tatA gene encoding Sec-independent protein translocase subunit TatA — protein MKFSPTHIVVLLVVIILIFGAKRLPEIAGSVGKSMKVFKKEVKELREDDDAPAQIQQPQQGTYYTQPTQQGQVSPQQSPDGTAQQ, from the coding sequence GTGAAGTTCTCACCCACACACATCGTCGTCCTGCTGGTCGTCATCATCCTCATCTTCGGGGCCAAGCGGCTGCCGGAGATCGCGGGCTCGGTCGGCAAGTCCATGAAGGTGTTCAAGAAGGAGGTCAAGGAGCTGCGCGAGGACGACGACGCCCCCGCCCAGATCCAGCAGCCCCAGCAGGGCACCTACTACACCCAGCCCACCCAGCAGGGCCAGGTCTCCCCGCAGCAGTCCCCGGACGGCACCGCCCAGCAGTGA
- the tatC gene encoding twin-arginine translocase subunit TatC encodes MASLPKVFHTRRKDNPEAVMSIGDHLRELRDRLVISAAGVVVMSVVGYLLYNEAFSLITRPIEEANANGANISINFDTVLSSFDMKLKVSIWLGVLFSSPLWMYQFWAYVGPGMTRKEKIYTWAYGATGLVLFAAGAALGVFILPHAVTILTGFIPESGTGFLQASLYLSFVMRLILVFGIAFLLPELLVALNHLGIMKGRTMLAGWRWAVVAIFTFMAFANPLPDPWSMIFMALPVTGLYFLACYIAISHDKRVARREAEENAALDAALSGTGTAGELPAGS; translated from the coding sequence ATGGCGTCACTGCCCAAGGTGTTCCACACCAGGCGCAAGGACAACCCCGAGGCGGTCATGTCCATCGGCGACCACCTGCGCGAGCTGCGTGATCGCCTCGTCATCTCCGCCGCGGGGGTCGTGGTCATGTCCGTGGTCGGCTACCTCCTGTACAACGAGGCCTTCAGCCTCATCACCCGCCCGATCGAGGAGGCCAACGCCAACGGAGCCAACATCTCGATCAACTTCGACACCGTGCTGTCGTCCTTCGACATGAAGCTCAAGGTCTCGATCTGGCTCGGCGTGCTCTTCTCCTCCCCCCTGTGGATGTACCAGTTCTGGGCCTACGTGGGACCCGGCATGACCCGCAAGGAGAAGATCTACACGTGGGCCTACGGCGCGACCGGTCTCGTCCTGTTCGCCGCGGGCGCCGCCCTGGGCGTGTTCATCCTGCCCCACGCCGTGACGATCCTCACCGGCTTCATCCCCGAGTCGGGAACCGGGTTCCTCCAGGCGAGCCTCTACCTGTCCTTCGTCATGCGGCTCATCCTCGTCTTCGGGATCGCCTTCCTCCTGCCCGAGCTGCTCGTGGCCCTCAACCACCTCGGCATCATGAAGGGGCGCACGATGCTCGCAGGATGGCGGTGGGCGGTCGTGGCGATCTTCACCTTCATGGCCTTCGCCAACCCCCTGCCCGACCCCTGGTCGATGATCTTCATGGCCCTGCCCGTCACGGGACTGTACTTCCTGGCCTGCTACATCGCGATCAGCCACGACAAGCGGGTGGCCAGGCGCGAGGCCGAGGAGAACGCCGCCCTCGACGCCGCCCTGTCGGGCACCGGGACCGCCGGAGAGCTGCCGGCGGGATCCTGA
- a CDS encoding diacylglycerol/lipid kinase family protein yields MRLALISNPTSNHGRHRSAAETTRLALIARGYEVLPVGQDDTDRLSALVRQRAVDALVVVGGDGMVHQGLNLVATTGVPMGVVATGTGNDIARHFGLPARDVLSATGVIDAALTGAGRILNCDAIRVTGLDPSDEADQTGGRWCMAVVGAGIDAVVNRRANNLRWPHGEARYTMAVVPELVRMRPYGYRVTTDSGTWQGPAMLLAAANTSFIGGGMALAPSAEVTDGMLDVVRLDPVTRPGLVGLFLGIFQGTHVEHPAVHIERTRSITIEAWSEEGAGLHHPPLPYADGEAITPLPLRLEAVPAAVRLLLPR; encoded by the coding sequence ATGCGCCTCGCCCTCATCTCCAACCCGACGTCCAACCACGGTCGTCACCGCAGCGCCGCGGAGACGACCCGGCTCGCCCTCATCGCGCGCGGGTACGAGGTGCTGCCCGTCGGGCAGGACGACACCGACCGCCTCAGCGCGCTGGTGCGGCAGCGGGCCGTCGACGCCCTCGTCGTCGTCGGCGGGGACGGCATGGTGCACCAGGGACTCAACCTCGTGGCCACCACCGGGGTCCCCATGGGGGTCGTGGCCACCGGCACCGGCAACGACATCGCCCGGCACTTCGGCCTGCCTGCGCGTGACGTCCTGAGCGCCACCGGAGTCATCGACGCCGCACTGACCGGGGCGGGCAGGATCCTGAACTGCGACGCGATCCGCGTGACCGGGCTCGACCCGTCCGACGAGGCCGACCAGACCGGTGGGCGGTGGTGCATGGCCGTGGTCGGTGCGGGCATCGACGCCGTGGTCAACCGCAGGGCCAACAACCTGCGCTGGCCCCACGGCGAGGCCCGGTACACGATGGCCGTCGTCCCCGAGCTCGTGCGCATGCGGCCCTACGGCTACCGCGTGACGACCGACTCGGGCACCTGGCAGGGACCGGCGATGCTGCTCGCGGCGGCCAACACCTCCTTCATCGGGGGAGGCATGGCCCTGGCCCCCAGCGCGGAGGTCACCGACGGCATGCTCGACGTGGTACGGCTCGACCCGGTCACGCGTCCCGGGCTCGTGGGCCTGTTCCTCGGGATCTTCCAGGGAACCCACGTCGAGCACCCCGCGGTCCACATCGAGCGGACCCGGTCGATCACCATCGAGGCCTGGTCCGAGGAGGGCGCCGGGCTCCACCACCCGCCCCTGCCCTACGCCGACGGGGAGGCCATCACCCCTCTGCCCCTGCGCCTCGAGGCGGTTCCCGCGGCCGTGCGCCTGCTCCTGCCGCGCTGA